From the genome of Impatiens glandulifera chromosome 9, dImpGla2.1, whole genome shotgun sequence, one region includes:
- the LOC124914168 gene encoding SUMO-conjugating enzyme UBC9-like translates to MASRRILKELKDLQRDPPTSCSAGPVGEDMFHWQATIMGPNDSPYSGGIFLVIIHFPTDYPFKPPKVAFRTKVFHPNINSNGNICLDILKEQWSPALTISKVLLSICSLLTDPNPEDPLVPEIAHLCKLDKNKYESTARSWTHKYAMG, encoded by the exons atggcATCAAGAAGAATCTTGAAGGAGCTTAAGGATTTGCAAAGAGATCCACCTACCTCTTGCAGTGCAG GTCCGGTTGGGGAGGATATGTTCCACTGGCAAGCAACGATAATGGGTCCAAACGACAGCCCTTATTCAGGCGGCATCTTCCTTGTAATTATTCATTTCCCCACTGATTATCCTTTCAAACCCCCCAAGGTTGCATTCAGAACCAAGGTTTTTCATCCCAATATTAACAGTAATGGGAATATCTGTTTGGACATACTCAAGGAACAATGGAGTCCTGCTCTAACCATATCCAAG GTTTTGCTATCGATATGTTCCTTGTTGACGGATCCAAATCCAGAAGACCCTCTTGTTCCTGAGATTGCCCATTTGTGCAAGCTTGACAAGAACAAGTATGAGTCCACTGCTAGAAGTTGGACTCACAAATATGCTATGGGTTAA
- the LOC124914167 gene encoding WD-40 repeat-containing protein MSI2-like produces MGKDIEQSEASGGDLVEAEFAVWKKNTPFLYDLVISHPLEWPSLTVQWLPSPPKPYDDGSFSIHKMILGTHTSDDAPNFLMVADVHIPCNSAIQSVNTDNLSVPKVEIIQKIRVDGELNRARCMPQNPSLVAGKTNGCEVFVFDCSKHQLVYDGSPCNPDLRLKGHDQEGFGLSWSPFKEGHLLSGSNDRRICLWDVSAMPQDKVLNAKNVYEAHKDVVGDVSWNLKNENIFGSVGDDGSLIIWDLRTSTPQQSVQAHEKEVNYLSFNSYNEWVVATASSDATVGLFDIRKLTSPLHVMSGHTEEVFQVEWDPNHETVLASSADDRRLIVWDINRIGDEQLEGEAEDGVSELLFSHGGHKAKISDFSWNKNEAWVISSVAEDNALQVWQMAESIYHDDAVE; encoded by the exons ATGGGAAAAGATATCGAACAGTCGGAAGCCAGCGGAGGAGATCTGGTGGAGGCGGAATTTGCTGTGTGGAAGAAGAACACTCCGTTTCTATACGATCTCGTCATTTCTCATCCTCTAGAATGGCCATCTCTTACTGTCCAATGGCTTCCTTCTCCTCCCAAACCCTACGATGACGGTTCCTTCTCTATCCACAAGATGATTCTCGGGACTCACACTTCAGATGATGCCCCCAATTTCCTTATGGTCGCCGACGTACATATCCCCTGTAACTCCGCTATCCAATCTGTTAACACTGATAATCTTTCCGTCCCAAAG gTGGAGATTATACAGAAGATACGTGTGGATGGAGAACTAAACAGAGCTCGGTGTATGCCTCAGAATCCATCTCTTGTTGCAGGAAAGACTAATGGTTGTGAAGTATTTGTGTTTGACTGTAGTAAGCACCAACTTGTATACGATGGGAGCCCTTGCAATCCTGACTTGAGATTAAAGGGTCACGATCAAGAAGGGTTTGGTTTATCATGGAGTCCATTTAAAGAGGGTCATCTTTTGAGTGGATCAAATGATCGTAGGATTTGCTTATGGGATGTGTCTGCCATGCCACAAGATAAAGTGTTGAATGCTAAGAATGTTTATGAG GCACACAAAGATGTTGTTGGAGATGTATCGTGGaacttgaaaaatgaaaatatttttggttctgTGGGTGATGATGGAAGTCTAATTATTTGGGACCTTCGTACAAGCACCCCCCAGCAATCTGTTCAAGCCCATGAGAAAGAG GTCAACTACCTGTCCTTTAACTCATATAATGAGTGGGTTGTGGCTACGGCATCATCAGATGCTACAGTTGGTCTTTTTGACATAAGAAAGCTGACATCCCCCTTGCATGTGATGAGCGGTCACAC TGAAGAAGTATTCCAGGTGGAATGGGATCCTAACCATGAAACTGTTCTGGCATCCTCTGCTGATGATAGAAGATTAATTGTGTGGGACATCAATAG GATTGGGGATGAACAGCTGGAAGGAGAAGCTGAAGATGGAGTGTCGGAACTTCTATTTTCACACGGAGGGCATAAAGCAAAAATATCAGATTTCTCGTGGAATAAGAATGAGGCATGGGTAATTTCAAGTGTTGCAGAAGACAACGCTCTTCAAGTCTGGCAAATGGCCGAAAGCATTTACCATGATGATGCTGTGGAATAA
- the LOC124914826 gene encoding heavy metal-associated isoprenylated plant protein 26 produces MGIVDHFSDYFDCSGARTPKHKKKKQFQTVEMKIKIDCEGCERKVRRSVEGMKGVQSIEIEPKLHKLTVTGYLEPKKVVSRVAHRTGKKVELWPYVPYDVVEHPYAQGVYDRKAPAGYVRYSEDPRTSQLARASSTEVRYTTAFSDENPGACTIM; encoded by the exons atgGGAATCGTTGATCATTTCTCCGATTACTTTGATTGCTCCGGCGCCAGAACTCCAAAacacaagaagaagaagcaatttCAG ACCGTGGAGATGAAAATAAAGATAGATTGCGAAGGTTGCGAAAGGAAGGTGAGGAGGTCGGTGGAAGGAATGAAAGGAGTTCAATCGATTGAAATAGAGCCTAAGCTTCACAAGCTCACAGTGACTGGATACTTGGAACCGAAAAAGGTTGTGTCACGAGTTGCCCATCGCACCGGGAAGAAGGTGGAGCTATGGCCCTATGTCCCATACGACGTGGTTGAGCACCCTTATGCACAGGGTGTCTATGACAGGAAGGCTCCTGCAGGGTACGTGAGGTACTCTGAGGATCCTCGCACGTCGCAGCTGGCGCGTGCGAGCTCCACTGAAGTGCGTTACACCACTGCATTCAGTGATGAGAACCCCGGGGCATGCACTATCATGTAA